The Heyndrickxia vini genome contains a region encoding:
- the metA gene encoding homoserine O-acetyltransferase MetA — MPIKIPKLLPAREILEKENIFVMDDERANSQDIRPLNILILNLMPEKERTEAELLRLLGNSPLQINIMFLHMATHESKNVSKSHLEQFYTTFTNVKDRRFDGMIITGAPVEHFAFEEVDYWQELMEIMEWSKTNVTSTLHICWGAQAALYYHFGIDKFEIGQKCTGVFKHSILNSNVKLVRGFDEEFLAPHSRYTGNLKDHIHACENVILLAESDEAGPLLMISKDEKQIMITGHLEYEAGTLAEEYDRDTKKGGEAYMPKHYFPNDDPNEKPKHKWRAHAHLLFSNWLNYYVYQQTPYQWE; from the coding sequence TTGCCTATTAAAATACCAAAATTATTGCCTGCACGTGAAATTTTAGAGAAGGAAAATATTTTTGTGATGGATGATGAACGAGCGAATAGTCAGGATATTCGTCCGTTAAATATCCTTATATTAAATTTAATGCCTGAAAAGGAAAGAACAGAGGCGGAATTGCTTCGACTTCTTGGAAATTCCCCGCTCCAAATCAATATTATGTTTCTTCATATGGCTACACATGAATCGAAAAATGTAAGTAAATCGCATCTTGAACAGTTTTATACGACCTTTACAAATGTGAAAGATCGGCGTTTTGATGGAATGATCATTACTGGTGCACCAGTAGAGCATTTCGCATTTGAAGAAGTGGACTATTGGCAGGAATTAATGGAGATAATGGAATGGTCAAAAACGAATGTGACCTCAACACTGCATATTTGCTGGGGGGCACAGGCTGCTCTTTATTATCATTTTGGCATTGATAAATTTGAGATTGGACAGAAATGTACAGGAGTATTTAAACATTCTATTTTGAATTCAAATGTAAAGCTTGTTCGAGGGTTTGATGAAGAATTTCTTGCACCGCACTCTCGATATACAGGTAATTTAAAAGATCACATCCATGCATGTGAAAATGTCATCTTACTTGCAGAATCGGATGAGGCTGGTCCACTTCTGATGATTTCTAAAGACGAAAAGCAGATTATGATAACGGGCCATTTAGAGTATGAAGCAGGGACACTTGCCGAGGAATATGATAGAGATACGAAAAAAGGTGGGGAGGCATATATGCCAAAACACTATTTTCCAAATGACGACCCAAATGAAAAACCGAAACACAAATGGCGGGCACATGCACATTTGTTATTTTCTAACTGGCTAAATTATTACGTTTATCAACAAACACCTTATCAGTGGGAATAA
- a CDS encoding carbon starvation CstA family protein, whose amino-acid sequence MNKKLLSILIWTAISIFGAVAFALLGLANGETISAAWLIVAAVCTYAVAYRFYSKFIAYKIFKLNDKRATPAEVNDDGKDYVPTNKWVLFGHHFAAIAGAGPLVGPILAAQMGYLPGALWIIIGVVLAGAVQDAVILMGSMRRNGKSLGQMAKEEVGPFGGIIASIGILAIMIILLAVLALVVVKALAGSPWGVFTIAATIPIAILMGIYMRYIRPGKVLEGSIVGFILLMLALWGGQFIAADPELAKMFTFTGGQLAVMIGIYGFVASILPVWLLLAPRDYLSSFLKIGVIFLLAVGILIVLPELHMPKISKFIDGSGPVFAGNLFPFLFITIACGSVSGFHALVSSGTTPKMLEKETHSRFIGYGGMLMESGVAIMALIAACSLHPGLYFAMNAPAAVIGGDATSAATVISEWGFQVTANDITNAAKDIGEASILSRTGGAPTLAVGMAEIFTSFLAGAKAFWYHFAILFEALFILTTIDAGTRIGRFMLQDLVGNYYKPFAKTNNLFANIIASAIITIGWAYITYQGAVDPFGGINSLWALFGISNQMLAAIALAVATTIIIKMGKARYAWVTIIPYVFLTVTTLTAAFMKLFSKVPAIGFFAHAKIYQDGIDSGKVISPATDMDVMKQIVFNDRLDAVLTMIFIAIVLLMVIASFRVWYNILVKKKKSVLHESPYVPSKYPNIPIGR is encoded by the coding sequence ATGAATAAGAAATTACTTTCAATATTGATCTGGACAGCTATTTCTATTTTTGGAGCAGTTGCATTTGCCTTACTTGGCCTTGCAAACGGAGAAACCATTTCGGCTGCTTGGTTAATTGTAGCTGCTGTTTGTACCTATGCAGTAGCTTACCGCTTTTATAGTAAATTTATTGCGTATAAAATTTTTAAACTAAATGATAAGAGGGCAACACCTGCGGAAGTTAATGATGATGGAAAAGATTACGTTCCTACAAATAAATGGGTTTTATTTGGCCATCATTTCGCTGCAATTGCGGGTGCGGGACCCCTTGTAGGTCCAATATTGGCCGCACAAATGGGCTATTTACCTGGTGCACTTTGGATTATCATTGGTGTCGTACTAGCTGGAGCTGTACAAGATGCTGTTATCTTAATGGGCTCCATGAGAAGAAATGGAAAATCACTTGGACAGATGGCAAAAGAGGAAGTAGGACCATTTGGTGGGATTATTGCTTCCATCGGTATTCTAGCTATTATGATTATTTTATTAGCGGTACTTGCCCTCGTCGTCGTGAAAGCGCTTGCCGGTTCTCCTTGGGGAGTATTTACTATTGCTGCAACCATTCCGATTGCTATTCTTATGGGTATTTACATGAGGTACATACGTCCAGGGAAAGTATTAGAAGGTTCTATCGTTGGCTTTATATTACTGATGCTTGCACTTTGGGGCGGACAGTTTATTGCCGCGGATCCGGAATTAGCGAAAATGTTTACATTTACTGGTGGACAGCTTGCCGTGATGATTGGGATATATGGTTTTGTCGCTTCCATTCTACCAGTTTGGCTTTTGCTGGCACCTCGTGACTACTTAAGTTCCTTTTTAAAAATCGGTGTTATTTTCCTATTGGCTGTAGGAATCTTAATTGTACTTCCTGAATTGCACATGCCTAAGATTAGTAAATTTATTGATGGATCAGGACCAGTATTCGCGGGAAATCTTTTCCCATTTTTATTTATTACAATTGCTTGTGGTTCTGTATCTGGTTTCCATGCTCTTGTTTCTTCGGGCACAACCCCGAAAATGCTTGAAAAGGAAACTCATTCCCGATTTATCGGCTACGGCGGTATGCTAATGGAATCCGGTGTTGCCATCATGGCATTAATTGCAGCCTGCTCTTTACACCCCGGTCTTTACTTTGCAATGAATGCACCGGCAGCTGTTATTGGAGGCGATGCAACTAGTGCAGCAACTGTCATTTCGGAATGGGGTTTCCAAGTAACAGCAAATGATATTACAAATGCAGCTAAAGATATTGGCGAAGCCTCTATTTTATCCAGAACGGGTGGTGCACCAACATTAGCTGTCGGAATGGCTGAGATTTTCACAAGCTTTTTAGCAGGTGCAAAGGCCTTCTGGTATCATTTCGCCATTCTCTTTGAAGCCTTATTCATTCTTACAACCATTGATGCGGGGACACGTATCGGAAGGTTTATGTTACAGGATTTAGTTGGGAATTATTATAAACCATTTGCTAAAACAAATAATCTTTTCGCCAATATCATTGCTTCTGCTATTATCACAATCGGTTGGGCTTATATAACTTACCAAGGGGCGGTTGATCCTTTTGGCGGTATTAACTCCTTATGGGCATTATTTGGAATCTCGAACCAAATGTTAGCCGCCATCGCACTTGCTGTCGCTACAACGATTATTATTAAAATGGGGAAAGCACGTTATGCATGGGTGACCATTATCCCATATGTCTTTTTAACTGTCACAACCTTAACAGCGGCATTTATGAAACTTTTTTCAAAAGTACCCGCAATCGGATTTTTTGCCCATGCTAAAATTTATCAAGACGGAATTGACAGTGGCAAAGTAATTTCACCTGCAACCGATATGGATGTCATGAAGCAAATTGTATTCAACGATCGATTGGATGCAGTATTGACGATGATTTTTATCGCAATTGTGTTATTAATGGTTATAGCTTCCTTTAGAGTTTGGTATAACATTTTGGTAAAGAAGAAAAAATCAGTATTGCATGAATCACCTTACGTACCATCAAAATATCCGAACATACCGATTGGAAGGTGA
- a CDS encoding universal stress protein → MLFSKILVAYNDTDLSNKALETAIEIAKGSPETEIDILYAVQLPIPTYTSGIIIQETQDKLNEYAEETLEKAMSKLSGLPNTIHKHVVDKQPIPAILDHIENQKNDLIIMGNRGLSGIKEFFDSVSHVIVQKSPIPVLLVK, encoded by the coding sequence ATGTTATTTTCAAAAATTTTAGTGGCTTATAATGATACGGATCTTTCTAACAAAGCATTAGAAACTGCGATAGAAATAGCAAAAGGAAGTCCGGAAACAGAAATTGATATTTTATATGCTGTTCAACTTCCTATTCCTACGTATACTTCAGGGATTATTATTCAGGAAACCCAGGATAAGTTGAATGAATATGCTGAGGAAACGTTAGAAAAAGCAATGAGTAAACTATCCGGACTACCTAATACTATTCATAAACATGTGGTAGACAAACAACCAATACCAGCGATCTTAGATCATATAGAAAACCAGAAAAATGATTTAATTATTATGGGCAATAGAGGCTTAAGTGGAATAAAGGAATTTTTTGATAGCGTTAGTCATGTGATCGTTCAGAAATCCCCTATTCCCGTATTACTTGTAAAATAA
- a CDS encoding ArsR/SmtB family transcription factor: MQNSESKHDVFQAIADPTRRRLLQLLSENEMSIASITKCFSISRTAINKHLKVLSEAGLVTSQRMGRETRYKLKPEPLSELKQWLSVFDQYWTSKLFDLKKYVESDDENQ, from the coding sequence ATGCAAAATTCAGAGTCAAAGCACGATGTCTTTCAGGCGATAGCTGACCCAACGCGCCGTCGTTTATTACAATTATTATCGGAAAATGAAATGTCGATTGCCTCCATCACGAAGTGCTTTTCAATTAGTCGAACCGCTATCAATAAGCATCTCAAGGTATTATCTGAGGCTGGGCTTGTCACAAGCCAAAGAATGGGAAGAGAAACTCGATACAAATTAAAACCAGAACCTTTAAGTGAACTTAAACAATGGCTTTCTGTCTTTGATCAATACTGGACAAGTAAACTTTTTGATTTAAAAAAATATGTGGAGTCCGACGATGAGAACCAGTAA
- a CDS encoding alpha/beta fold hydrolase, with translation MFIRKTPTIKNGSYSHSSLEAMTIGGVEQWVLIRGQDRRKPILLWVHGGPGAAQIGFISQYTSEYEKDFLVVNWDQRGAGLSFSKKITKESMTVEQMLNDLIELVRVLCTRFQQDKVYILGHSWGTVLSYLAIKRHPELFHGYISVSQIVNWKQLEYVSYERTLQKAKEVGNEKAYTQLIKIGAPPWDKVSSEHIHNHWLQKFGGGVIHKGSFMKLFLLPLFKRSEYHLFDVIKWLKGQWFSKSSLKEEAETIDLYQDDLSVQVPIAFCNGRYDYTCPGELAEDFFHKLQAPAKKWVWFEKSAHTPMLEEEDFFHRFILDTIKEWQKNLINLER, from the coding sequence ATGTTTATTCGCAAAACCCCTACGATTAAGAATGGGTCATATAGTCATTCCTCCCTTGAAGCAATGACAATTGGCGGAGTCGAGCAATGGGTTCTCATTCGTGGTCAAGATCGTAGGAAACCAATTCTGCTTTGGGTGCATGGTGGTCCAGGTGCTGCACAAATTGGTTTTATTAGTCAGTATACCTCTGAATATGAAAAGGACTTTCTTGTAGTTAATTGGGATCAACGTGGAGCCGGTCTTTCTTTTTCAAAAAAGATTACAAAAGAGTCGATGACGGTTGAGCAGATGCTAAATGATCTCATCGAATTAGTGAGAGTTCTGTGCACACGATTTCAACAAGACAAAGTTTATATACTAGGTCACTCATGGGGGACAGTTCTTTCCTATTTGGCGATTAAGCGTCACCCAGAGCTATTCCATGGATATATTTCTGTTTCGCAAATCGTCAATTGGAAACAACTTGAATATGTGTCCTACGAACGAACTCTCCAAAAAGCAAAAGAAGTTGGCAATGAAAAAGCATATACCCAATTAATAAAGATTGGAGCCCCGCCTTGGGACAAAGTGAGTTCTGAACATATCCATAATCATTGGTTACAAAAATTTGGTGGTGGAGTGATCCATAAAGGGAGCTTTATGAAATTATTCCTTCTGCCATTATTTAAGCGCTCTGAGTATCACTTATTTGATGTCATCAAATGGTTAAAAGGGCAGTGGTTCTCCAAATCTTCATTAAAGGAAGAAGCAGAAACAATTGATCTATATCAAGATGATTTATCGGTTCAGGTCCCTATTGCATTTTGTAACGGGCGCTATGATTACACATGTCCAGGTGAACTTGCGGAGGACTTTTTTCATAAACTTCAAGCACCCGCTAAAAAATGGGTGTGGTTTGAAAAATCCGCTCATACCCCCATGTTAGAAGAAGAGGACTTTTTTCATCGTTTTATTTTGGATACGATAAAGGAATGGCAAAAAAATTTAATTAATTTAGAAAGATAA
- a CDS encoding stalk domain-containing protein, translating into MKMSKKAFVSILVVCSLVFGAIGAGAASKLIKITAYQNPAIKVTVDGKNLAIKDGKGKAAKAIQYKGTTYVPVNSIASAMQKPISYDSKKSTFKITKAPVSKKGIITLSSDFSESSVTNSLKADAVALIKLYADEIVSGKTTKFNSYVDKHIIEKTSKNYVLGRKYNKDKYKQQITNVRKVNNADKRKKYSSALKKVTTSKLKNSYSYKSGGSASFDFSFYPDGWTATSSVHVSLGFTRLESGKYVLQTIYIN; encoded by the coding sequence GTGAAGATGAGTAAGAAGGCATTTGTGTCAATTTTGGTCGTATGCAGTTTAGTATTTGGTGCGATAGGTGCCGGTGCTGCAAGTAAATTAATTAAAATTACGGCATACCAAAATCCAGCAATTAAAGTAACAGTTGACGGAAAGAATCTAGCGATTAAAGATGGGAAAGGAAAAGCTGCCAAAGCGATTCAATATAAAGGTACGACTTATGTTCCTGTAAATTCAATCGCTTCAGCAATGCAAAAACCGATTTCTTATGATAGCAAAAAGTCAACATTCAAAATTACGAAGGCACCTGTAAGTAAAAAAGGCATTATCACATTATCGAGTGATTTCAGCGAAAGCTCCGTTACAAATAGTTTAAAAGCAGATGCGGTAGCGTTAATCAAACTTTATGCAGATGAAATTGTTTCTGGAAAAACAACTAAATTTAATAGTTATGTAGATAAACATATCATTGAGAAGACTTCGAAAAACTATGTTTTAGGCCGTAAATACAATAAAGATAAATATAAACAACAGATTACAAATGTTAGAAAAGTAAATAATGCGGATAAAAGAAAGAAATATTCTAGCGCTTTGAAAAAAGTCACTACATCAAAATTAAAAAACTCGTATTCCTATAAATCTGGCGGCAGTGCAAGTTTTGATTTCAGTTTCTACCCAGATGGCTGGACAGCAACAAGTAGTGTACATGTAAGTTTAGGATTTACAAGATTAGAAAGTGGTAAGTACGTTTTACAAACGATATATATAAATTAA
- a CDS encoding ATP-binding protein — protein MEFQFERILLQVLMVLFPFVLFLVFANGKINDLKRKIIFGLMCLLSISLSLTFAIQLGEGKYLDLRYIPWYLSFIYGGNIVGIIVSLFYIIVRIFMGGLGMFPAISVMIIGCIYIYRIRKQFFSWTLKKKLIFSSTLLLIASLLLPIIGSIVMPISITSIKLSIYISYLLENVIVTWIVIYLIESQIEKTALQKEFQNAEKFNVIGQLAASVAHEIRNPMTSIRGFMQILQASTHLSRSEKDYIKICIEEVDRANSIIADYLALGKSQSNEVSKLDIIREINKAVRSLSTFATLNNVQLNFAQKLPIYLAGNSSRVQQLLINLIKNGIEASSGNGIIDLEVTADHKHVYISISDNGEGMSKESMENFGLPFYSTKEKGTGLGLMVSRQIIDEMDGNIQVNSTKGVGTVLSLTFPRIRKGV, from the coding sequence ATGGAATTTCAGTTCGAAAGAATCTTACTTCAAGTGTTAATGGTGTTATTTCCCTTCGTACTATTTTTAGTTTTTGCGAATGGTAAAATTAATGATCTGAAACGAAAGATTATCTTTGGACTTATGTGTTTGTTAAGCATCTCGCTATCACTGACTTTTGCCATTCAACTAGGAGAGGGGAAATATCTTGATTTGAGATATATCCCATGGTATCTATCCTTCATATACGGAGGAAATATAGTAGGCATTATTGTTTCATTGTTTTACATTATTGTCCGTATTTTTATGGGGGGACTTGGAATGTTTCCTGCCATAAGCGTAATGATTATCGGATGCATATATATCTATCGAATACGAAAGCAATTTTTTTCTTGGACATTAAAAAAGAAACTAATCTTTTCATCTACGTTATTATTAATTGCGTCACTTTTACTTCCGATAATCGGAAGTATAGTAATGCCGATTAGTATAACATCAATAAAGCTATCCATTTACATATCATACTTATTAGAAAATGTAATAGTTACCTGGATTGTTATTTATTTAATTGAATCACAAATTGAAAAAACAGCTTTACAAAAAGAATTTCAAAACGCAGAAAAGTTTAATGTGATTGGGCAGCTTGCGGCAAGTGTTGCTCATGAAATTAGGAATCCGATGACGAGTATTAGAGGATTTATGCAAATTTTACAAGCCTCCACCCACTTATCTAGGTCTGAAAAGGATTATATAAAAATTTGTATAGAAGAAGTAGACCGAGCAAATTCCATCATTGCTGACTATTTGGCTTTAGGCAAAAGTCAATCAAATGAAGTCAGTAAGCTAGATATCATACGTGAAATAAATAAGGCTGTACGCTCTTTATCAACATTTGCAACGCTTAATAATGTTCAATTAAATTTTGCACAGAAGTTGCCAATCTATCTAGCTGGAAATAGTAGCAGGGTTCAACAATTGCTTATTAATCTAATTAAAAATGGAATTGAAGCATCAAGTGGGAATGGAATAATAGATTTAGAGGTTACTGCTGATCATAAGCATGTGTACATATCAATATCTGATAATGGAGAAGGGATGAGCAAAGAGTCGATGGAGAATTTTGGACTGCCTTTTTACTCCACAAAAGAAAAAGGAACCGGACTGGGACTAATGGTCTCAAGGCAAATCATCGATGAAATGGACGGCAATATACAAGTGAATAGCACGAAAGGAGTAGGAACGGTCTTATCCCTTACTTTCCCGCGAATACGGAAAGGGGTGTAG
- a CDS encoding SRPBCC family protein has translation MENKKNGHLPDIRYTIILNAPIEKVWKAVATSEGIAGWWMSNTFEPILGKEFVLHAGPYGDSPCKVTELDPPNRVGFDWGKDWHLTFELKEQNGKTEFTLIHSGWDANKVTEFNQPHTVIRGIMDNGWAGLEGKLKEYIEA, from the coding sequence ATGGAAAATAAGAAAAACGGGCATTTGCCTGATATTCGATACACAATTATCTTAAATGCACCCATTGAAAAGGTTTGGAAGGCAGTTGCTACTTCAGAAGGTATCGCTGGATGGTGGATGTCAAATACATTTGAACCCATACTTGGAAAAGAATTCGTCCTACATGCTGGACCATACGGTGATTCACCTTGTAAGGTAACAGAACTAGATCCTCCAAATCGTGTAGGTTTTGATTGGGGGAAAGATTGGCATCTGACATTTGAATTAAAAGAGCAGAATGGAAAAACGGAATTTACTCTTATTCACTCTGGATGGGACGCAAATAAGGTGACTGAGTTCAATCAACCTCACACAGTTATTCGAGGAATAATGGATAATGGCTGGGCAGGTCTTGAAGGAAAACTTAAAGAATATATAGAAGCGTAG
- a CDS encoding 3'-5' exonuclease → MNNFIALDFETANRNRYSVCSVGMVFVEENKIVDSIYSLIDPEEPFDRMNISVHGIQPSDVVGAPTFHTFYQSIQHRIEDQVIVAHNLAFDGYVLRDSLNRYNLPPVPSKLLCSYQLSRRLIGGKSSYSLKSVCDHYGIDILDHHHALSDAQACAEIMIQLTTEFELYDLDAIFSKTNIKAGEIAPGYYRSSLVSSSKKRKRDVSSF, encoded by the coding sequence ATGAATAATTTCATCGCACTCGATTTTGAAACAGCTAATCGTAATCGATATAGTGTTTGTTCAGTAGGAATGGTATTTGTAGAAGAGAATAAAATAGTCGACTCTATTTATTCACTAATTGATCCGGAAGAGCCATTTGATCGAATGAATATATCGGTTCATGGCATTCAACCTTCTGATGTTGTAGGTGCTCCGACATTTCATACATTCTATCAATCCATTCAACATCGAATAGAAGATCAAGTAATTGTCGCACATAATTTAGCCTTTGACGGATATGTTTTAAGAGATAGTCTGAATCGATATAATCTACCGCCGGTTCCGAGTAAGTTGCTTTGTAGTTATCAGCTATCAAGAAGATTAATAGGAGGCAAGTCGAGTTATTCACTTAAATCTGTTTGCGATCATTATGGCATAGATATCCTCGATCATCATCACGCATTAAGCGATGCACAAGCATGCGCCGAAATAATGATTCAACTAACTACTGAATTTGAACTATATGATTTGGATGCCATTTTTTCTAAAACAAATATTAAAGCTGGGGAAATTGCTCCAGGTTACTATCGTTCCTCACTAGTCTCTTCCAGCAAAAAAAGAAAACGGGATGTGTCATCTTTTTAG
- a CDS encoding S8 family peptidase, whose protein sequence is MEKKLIPYKVIEIVDSVEENIPAGIGVIHAEEVWEKGNYGEGIVIAVIDTGIDKTHPDLKEQIIEGKDFTNTGDYQDDHGHGTHVCGTILAAINHYGVVGVAPKAKVLVLKALDGNGQGDIKWINAAIDYAINWEGPNKEKVSVISMSLGGPEEEEEHQLIQKAVQNNILVVCAAGNSGDGKDDTDEMDYPGAYPEVVQVGAVDLEKNLADFSNTNDEIDLVAPGVEIFSTYPGGKFAKLSGTSMATPHVSGAAALVKNIAEKEFDRTLTEAELYAQLCKTTEDLGLSKKAQGNGLLNFSTAQESGEKEITITIESKSLQLPAQTVSVVYK, encoded by the coding sequence ATGGAAAAAAAGTTAATTCCTTATAAGGTAATAGAGATTGTTGATTCAGTAGAGGAAAATATTCCGGCAGGTATTGGAGTAATCCATGCGGAGGAAGTTTGGGAAAAAGGTAATTATGGAGAAGGTATTGTGATTGCCGTCATTGATACAGGCATTGACAAAACACATCCTGATTTAAAGGAACAAATTATTGAAGGGAAAGATTTCACGAACACAGGTGATTATCAAGATGATCACGGACATGGAACACATGTATGTGGAACAATCCTGGCAGCGATAAATCATTATGGAGTGGTAGGGGTCGCACCAAAGGCAAAGGTTTTAGTCTTAAAGGCATTGGATGGAAATGGACAAGGGGATATCAAGTGGATTAATGCAGCGATTGACTATGCAATTAATTGGGAAGGTCCGAATAAGGAGAAGGTCTCCGTTATTTCCATGTCCCTAGGCGGACCGGAAGAGGAAGAAGAACATCAATTGATTCAAAAGGCGGTTCAAAATAATATTCTAGTCGTTTGCGCTGCGGGGAATAGTGGTGATGGAAAAGATGATACGGATGAAATGGACTATCCGGGAGCATACCCTGAAGTTGTACAAGTTGGAGCAGTTGATTTAGAAAAGAATTTAGCGGATTTTTCAAATACGAATGATGAAATCGATTTAGTTGCACCGGGGGTTGAAATTTTCTCCACTTATCCAGGTGGGAAATTCGCCAAGCTATCAGGAACTTCTATGGCAACTCCACATGTAAGTGGTGCGGCTGCTTTAGTCAAAAATATTGCTGAAAAAGAATTTGATCGTACCCTAACGGAAGCGGAGCTATACGCACAATTATGCAAAACGACCGAAGATCTTGGTCTTAGCAAAAAAGCACAAGGTAATGGTTTATTAAACTTTTCAACGGCGCAAGAAAGCGGTGAAAAGGAAATTACCATTACGATAGAATCCAAAAGTCTGCAATTGCCAGCACAAACGGTTTCGGTTGTTTATAAATAA
- the rlmN gene encoding 23S rRNA (adenine(2503)-C(2))-methyltransferase RlmN — MNKQSIYGLTIEQLTEWFLENGQKKFRAQQVWEWLYKKRVKSFSEMSNINKECIQLLEEQFEMHTLQLEIKQESKDGTVKFLFKLPDGNLIETVLMRQKYGLSVCVTTQVGCNIGCSFCASGILRKNRDLTSGEIVEQIMNVQLHLDEVGKDERVSHVVVMGIGEPFDNFTNLVTFLKNINSPKGLAIGARHITVSTSGLAPKIYEFADLDLQVNLAISLHAPNNELRTQIMKINRAYPLEKLMPAIDYYLEKTNRRITFEYILLNDVNDHKEEALQLAKLLQNKRHLAYVNLIPYNPVSEHIQYKRSEKESILGFYDTLKKNGINCVVRQEHGTDIDAACGQLRSKQLKKAK, encoded by the coding sequence ATGAATAAACAATCCATCTATGGATTAACAATAGAACAACTGACAGAGTGGTTTTTGGAAAACGGGCAAAAGAAATTCCGGGCACAACAAGTGTGGGAATGGTTATATAAAAAGCGTGTCAAAAGCTTTTCAGAAATGAGCAATATTAATAAAGAATGTATTCAGCTTTTAGAGGAACAGTTCGAAATGCATACACTACAACTAGAAATTAAACAAGAATCAAAGGACGGAACTGTTAAATTTCTATTTAAATTACCAGATGGCAACCTAATCGAAACAGTATTGATGAGACAAAAATACGGTCTCTCAGTGTGTGTGACAACACAAGTGGGCTGTAATATCGGATGTTCTTTCTGTGCTAGTGGAATTTTGAGAAAAAATCGTGATTTAACGAGCGGTGAAATCGTCGAACAAATTATGAATGTTCAGCTTCATTTAGACGAAGTTGGAAAAGATGAAAGGGTAAGCCACGTAGTTGTCATGGGAATCGGTGAACCATTTGATAACTTTACAAACTTAGTTACATTCTTGAAAAATATCAATTCACCGAAAGGGTTAGCAATTGGTGCAAGACATATTACCGTTTCAACGAGTGGACTAGCTCCGAAAATCTATGAATTTGCTGACTTAGACTTACAAGTGAACTTAGCGATTTCTTTACATGCACCAAATAATGAATTACGTACACAAATTATGAAAATTAATCGTGCGTATCCATTGGAAAAATTAATGCCAGCGATTGATTATTATTTGGAAAAAACAAATCGCAGAATCACTTTCGAATATATTCTTTTAAACGATGTAAATGACCATAAAGAAGAAGCATTACAGCTCGCAAAGCTACTTCAAAATAAACGTCACTTAGCCTATGTTAACTTAATTCCTTACAACCCAGTAAGTGAGCATATTCAATATAAAAGAAGTGAAAAGGAATCCATTTTGGGATTCTATGATACATTGAAGAAAAACGGAATCAATTGTGTTGTCCGTCAAGAGCACGGAACAGATATTGATGCAGCATGCGGTCAACTTCGCAGTAAACAATTAAAAAAAGCAAAATAG
- a CDS encoding YbdD/YjiX family protein: MKKLVQTITKIPCHIKTIFGLPNYQNYVAHQTRKHPNEPIMSEKEYYMYALKERYESGKVNRCC, translated from the coding sequence ATGAAGAAATTAGTTCAAACAATAACCAAAATCCCCTGTCATATCAAAACGATTTTTGGCTTACCAAACTATCAAAATTATGTAGCACATCAGACAAGGAAGCATCCGAATGAGCCAATCATGTCTGAAAAGGAGTACTATATGTATGCGTTAAAGGAAAGATATGAAAGCGGAAAAGTTAATCGTTGCTGTTAA